The following coding sequences are from one Primulina eburnea isolate SZY01 chromosome 15, ASM2296580v1, whole genome shotgun sequence window:
- the LOC140814318 gene encoding uncharacterized protein, with translation MAGATSYEQSDSVDSAALGYDPNYVPDSVKSFVVHMYRHIREKNVYEIHQMYENSFQSISDRFFKDSPWPSVDAVAPYVDNDHVFCLLYREMWFRHLYAKLSPTLKQRIDSWDNYCSLFQVVLHGVVNMQLPNQWLWDMVDEFVYQFQSFCQYRAKMKNKTEQEISLLRQHDQAWNVYGVLNYLQALVEKSMIIQILEQEKEGLEQFTATDGYDYNGGSNVLKVLGYFSMIGLLRVHCLLGDYHTGLKCVIPIDISQQGVYTSVIGSHITTIYHYGFANLMLRRYVEAIREFNKILIYIFKTKQYHQKSPQYDQILKKNEQMYALLAISLSLCPQVKLVEETVNSQLREKYGEKMSRMQRFDDEGFALYDELFSYACPKFITPSAPSYEDPLVNYNQDAYRLQLKLFLYEVKQQQLLSGVRTFLKIYSTISLGKLATYMDIDEPTLRTILITYKHKTHSVDSDGKVLSNADVDFYIDDDTVHVVEFKPAKRYGDYFMRQIVKLEGLMNDIDRIKLE, from the exons ATGGCGGGAGCTACGTCATACGAGCAATCCGATTCCGTCGACTCAGCCGCACTGGGCTACGACCCCAACTATGTACCCGATTCCGTTAAGTCTTTCGTGGTTCATATGTACCGCCACATCAGGGAGAAGAATGTCTACGAGATCCACCAGATGTACGAGAACTCCTTTCAGAGCATCAGCGACCGATTTTTTAAGGATTCTCCTTGGCCTTCCGTTGATGCCGTTGCGCCGTATGTTGATAACGACCATGTATTTTGCTTGCTCTATCGCGAGATGTGGTTTCGGCATTTATACGCTAAACTTTCGCCTACGCTCAAGCAGCGTATTGATTCCTGGGATAATTACTGTAGCCTTTTTCAG GTTGTGTTGCATGGAGTAGTGAATATGCAATTGCCAAATCAGTGGTTGTGGGACATGGTGGATGAATTTGTGTACCAGTTTCAGTCGTTTTGTCAATATCGTGCCAAGATGAAGAACAAGACCGAGCAAGAGATTTCACTTCTGAGACAACATGATCAG GCTTGGAATGTTTATggtgtcctcaattatttacAAGCACTCGTAGAGAAGTCAATGATCATTCAAATCCTGGAGCAGGAGAAGGAAGGGCTCGAACAGTTTACTGCTACCGATGGATATGACTACAATGGTGGTAGTAATGTGCTGAAGGTGTTGGGATATTTTAGTATGATAGGCCTGCTTAGAGTTCACTGTTTACTGGGTGATTATcacactggtctgaagtgcgtAATTCCAATTGACATAAGTCAACAAGGCGTGTACACCAGTGTAATTGGAAGCCACATAACTACTATATATCATTATGGGTTTGCAAATCTTATGCTACGAAG ATATGTGGAGGCAATTCGAGAGTTCAATAAAATACTTATTTACATTTTCAAGACTAAGCAATATCACCAAAAATCTCCTCAGTATGATCAGATTTTGAAGAAGAACGAGCAGATGTATGCCTTGCTTGCCATTTCTCTTTCTCTTTGCCCTCAGGTGAAACTTGTTGAGGAGACTGTGAACTCCCAATTGCGGGAGAAGTATGGTGAGAAAATGTCAAGGATGCAGAGGTTTGACGACGAGGGATTTGCCCTATATGATGAGCTTTTCTCTTACGCATGCCCAAAGTTCATTACTCCCTCTGCCCCGAGCTATGAGGATCCTCTTGTTAATTACAACCAG GATGCTTATAGGCTGCAGTTGAAGTTATTCCTTTATGAAGTGAAGCAGCAACAGCTATTGTCAGGGGTCCGAACCTTCTTGAAAATTTACTCCACAATATCTCTTGGAAAACTCGCAACTTACATGGATATAGATGAACCTACTTTAAG GACAATCTTAATCACATACAAGCACAAGACTCATTCTGTAGATTCCGATGGAAAAGTTCTTTCCAACGCTGATGTGGATTTCTACATCGATGAT GACACTGTTCATGTTGTAGAATTCAAACCTGCAAAACGCTATGGTGATTACTTCATGCGACAAATTGTCAAG CTTGAAGGGTTGATGAATGATATCGACAGGATAAAACTCGAGTGA
- the LOC140814809 gene encoding uncharacterized protein, whose protein sequence is MAIIGDALRQAFMPKHEYQSLREEEKAWHKLQKPLILISFTLISLAILISSVISLSIVFPADNLRRPFCRDARIQPLSVNFTAHTVASGDGGGREELDLLPGAFVLTDRETVDYYWMVVFVPSAIVFAASSVYLIAGIIVAYNAPLRHGCLKVVENNHCASRRGGVRCLSILNVVFTVVFGLLALFLGSTLLTLGSSCALALFWCYEIATWGLAILHGGAAFFLRRKASTILDESDFAHRNIGLEMLEADPIEFTPDVEKRVKDGFKTWMGPSFLSSDEEDDPDDYVEVPTVTRTNSSRQRM, encoded by the exons ATGGCGATAATTGGAGATGCATTGCGTCAGGCTTTCATGCCGAAGCACGAGTATCAGAGCCTACGCGAGGAGGAAAAGGCGTGGCACAAGCTCCAGAAGCCGTTGATTTTGATTTCATTTACCCTAATTTCTCTTGCTATCTTGATTTCCTCTGTTATTAGTTTGAGCATCGTGTTTCCCGCTGATAATTTGCGGCGGCCTTTCTGCCGTGACGCAAGGATACAACCGTTGTCGGTTAATTTCACAGCGCATACTGTTGCTTCTGGAGATGGTGGAGGTCGAGAAGAGTTGGATCTTCTACCCGGAGCATTTGTTTTGACGGATCGGGAGACGGTTGATTATTACTGGATGGTTGTATTTGTACCTTCGGCTATCGTTTTTGCTGCATCGTCGGTTTACTTGATTGCAG GTATCATTGTTGCTTATAATGCTCCCCTGAGACATGGATGCTTGAAAGTGGTTGAAAACAATCACTGTGCTTCGAGAAGAG GTGGAGTGCGCTGTCTATCAATCCTAAACGTTGTGTTTACCGTAGTTTTTGGCCTTCTTGCTCTATTTCTCGGTTCAACACTTCTGACACTCGGTAGCAGCTGCGCGTTGGCATTGTTTTGGTGCTACGAAATTGCCACTTGGGGCTTGGCTATTCTCCATGGAGGAGCCGCCTTCTTCCTCAGAAGAAAAGCATCAACAATTCTAGATGAAAGCGACTTTGCCCATAGGAACATCGGGCTTGAAATGCTAGAAGCAGACCCAATAGAATTCACCCCAGATGTTGAGAAACGTGTAAAAGATGGTTTTAAAACGTGGATGGGTCCTTCTTTCCTGTCTTCTGATGAGGAAGACGATCCTGACGACTATGTCGAAGTTCCAACCGTGACTCGAACAAACTCCAGTCGTCAAAGAATGTGA